CATTATCAGATCATCGCCCGAGGTATCGATATGACCGAAGAAACGGGCACGAGCACCATGAGCGGTCCACTCGGCGTAGCGGCAATACTCACGGGCATCGAGCCGGAACACCCGCATGTCTTCGGCCCAGTGAGGCTTTGGCTCCACGACAACAGTGATGCCATCGCGGGTTTCGGTCCACGGTAAGGTTCGATCCGAAGGGGGATGTTCGCGGTCGTCCAGAAAAATCTGATCGATGTCGATACTGATCGGCATGGCGGCTCTCTAAAGAAAAAGCCCAATCACGAGGACAGGGCGAGTAGCGGAAACGGAGGGTGATAAACGGGGCGACCGAAGCCGCCCCGAATGAGTGCTATTCAGCAGCGACCATATGCTGTTCTTCCTCATCGTCAGCCGGGTCGTCCTCGCCATCGCCGGAGAGGAAATCGGGCAGATCGTCGGCTTCCGCCGCAGCGCCTGATGCCGGATCGACTTCGATACCATCTTCCACCATGCGCAGCGGCTCGGGCAGCCAGCCGGTATCCGCAAGCAGGCGTTCGGCTTCCTTGGCCATGTCGCCCTTCTTGAGGTGCCCGATCAGATCGGCAGCCCGGTCTCCGGCCCCTTCGCGCACGGCTTCAAGGATACGCGGCTTGGTCACGCGGCCGAGATAATTGCCAACCGTCGGCCGCCAGCCCACGGCCACCATGTCGAGGCCGGTCGAACGCGCGAGCCGGTCAGCCTGCGACAGACGGATGTCCAGCCCGTGCTGACTTACGCCCGTGCCGCTGTACGGATTCGGCTTCTCATAGAGCGCGTTGACACCGAAGCTGACGCAATGGGCGAGCAGATCCATGCGCGAACCATCATCCAGATCGGTCAGCCAATCCCAGAGCGCAGAATCGTCTGCCGGGACATGATCGCCCCAGCGTTCGTGCCGGTCAGCGATGGCCTTGGCCGACGCGCTATCGCGCAGATCCTCGGCCTGCGCGGGCAGATGGACCTCCCGAACCTGTGCTTCCAGGCAACCGCGACCGGAATGCGGCATGAAGCAATCCATAACCAGCCTGTGCAGCAGTGCCGTCATGGCGACATGCGGGTTTACTGCCACCGCATCCCGCAGTGCCAGCGTCCGATGCGCGGTCAGCTCGCTGACCAGACGATCGGGCAGCGGCTTGATAGTGTCGACCTCGTCTTCCTCCTCCGTTTCGACCGGCTGGCCGCCCAGCGTGATAACCGCACGCATGCGGCTTGCCTCCGGTTCTGCCCGCTGGATCACTTCGCCGGTTTCCGGGTCAACGATCTCAGCCTCCGGTTCCGTAGGCGTTTCGTCCTCGGCGCGAACATAGCCGCGTTCGATCAGCAATGCGCCATCAGCATCGATGCTGATGAAGACACCCGCCATGCTGATCTGGTCCGGCTCGAAGGTCATCGGGCGGCGCTCGAAGGTTTCCAGCGCCTGTTCGATCTCACCGAGGCGGGCGTCGATCTCGTCAGGCAGCTCATCAGCCTCGCCATATTCGGCTTCAAGCCGGTCATATTCGTCGCGCAATGCCTCGCGGGTGGCGCGCTCCTCTTCACTCAGATCGACCGTGGTGCCGACAATCTGGCGGAGCCCATGGTCGTGGCCATAGGGAAAGGTGATGGCGACCTCGATCCACTTCCAGCCGTCAGCGGCGATGGCTTCGGCCTCGGCCTTCAGCTTTTCGCCCACCAGCCGGTCGAGCAGCACCGGATCTTGCAGCCAGCCACCATCGTCCTGCTGGAAGAGATCGCGCAAGACGCAGCCGCCAGCCTCCTCATAGGCATCGATGCCAACGAACACCGCCCGCTTGTCAACGGCGCGGACCGTAGTTTCGGTCAGCAGGCGGCGGATGTGGTAGGGTTCTTTCTGCCAGCCATCCTTAATCGCTTCCCAGACCTGCTCCTGACGGGCATGGTCAGAACTGACGCTGAAGGCCATGAGCTGTTCCAGCGTCATGCCGTCCTCGGCATAGACATCGAGCAATGCCGGTGAGACAGAAACCAGACGCAGGCGCTGTTTGACCACCTTGGCATCCACGAAGAAGGCAGCGGCGATGGCTTCCTCGGTCATGCCCTTTTCGCGCATGGCCTGGAAGGCGCGGAACTGGTCGAGCGGATGCAGCGGTGCGCGCTCGATATTCTCGGCGAGCGAAACCTCATCGATCAGTACATCGGCGCTGGCCTCCGACACGACGCAGGGGACCGGCGCGATTTTGGCGAGGCGCTTTTGCTTGACCAGCAGTTCCAGCGCCCGGAAACGGCGACCGCCGGCGGG
This region of Tistrella bauzanensis genomic DNA includes:
- a CDS encoding Spo0J and enkurin domain-containing protein, yielding MATAVQKITLSSSRDIPFNKLVLSQSNVRRVKAGISVEELAESIARRGLIQSLHVRPVVDAEGKETGMFEVPAGGRRFRALELLVKQKRLAKIAPVPCVVSEASADVLIDEVSLAENIERAPLHPLDQFRAFQAMREKGMTEEAIAAAFFVDAKVVKQRLRLVSVSPALLDVYAEDGMTLEQLMAFSVSSDHARQEQVWEAIKDGWQKEPYHIRRLLTETTVRAVDKRAVFVGIDAYEEAGGCVLRDLFQQDDGGWLQDPVLLDRLVGEKLKAEAEAIAADGWKWIEVAITFPYGHDHGLRQIVGTTVDLSEEERATREALRDEYDRLEAEYGEADELPDEIDARLGEIEQALETFERRPMTFEPDQISMAGVFISIDADGALLIERGYVRAEDETPTEPEAEIVDPETGEVIQRAEPEASRMRAVITLGGQPVETEEEDEVDTIKPLPDRLVSELTAHRTLALRDAVAVNPHVAMTALLHRLVMDCFMPHSGRGCLEAQVREVHLPAQAEDLRDSASAKAIADRHERWGDHVPADDSALWDWLTDLDDGSRMDLLAHCVSFGVNALYEKPNPYSGTGVSQHGLDIRLSQADRLARSTGLDMVAVGWRPTVGNYLGRVTKPRILEAVREGAGDRAADLIGHLKKGDMAKEAERLLADTGWLPEPLRMVEDGIEVDPASGAAAEADDLPDFLSGDGEDDPADDEEEQHMVAAE